From Streptomyces sp. Edi4, one genomic window encodes:
- a CDS encoding adenosine deaminase, whose amino-acid sequence MVAALTALGLAAGALPAAAAAPAVAGGTDDELAAVQAYMGHLTDSPTELRRFLADLPKGGDLHHHLQGAVRAESLIGYAARDGKCIDVTTRVVAPNAGPCASGSRPARDAEAPGPFRRDVIRAWSMRDFVLPPDGDPGPGHDHFFDTFGKFGAAATGHDADMLAEAARASAKEHSGYLETLVTPAAGPLSLLVDRLHLEDPDAAHLDAFRATLTAGPGFEALVRQAAADTERSVRDHRALLGCDRPGAPRACDVAIRFDYQVLRAQDPRDVFAQLVLGFELVRRRLGGFVGVNMVQPEDAPIALRDYTSHMKMVGFLKARAPGVRVSLHAGELVKGLKGVGDRDLSFHINEAVEVAGADRIGHGVDLVHERDPEALTVRMRRRHVLIEAPLISNAQILRVSGAAHPLRAYLDHGVPVALATDDPGVSRTDLSDVYQRGVIEQGLTVTELRTLARASLDHAFVEGRDLWAEQDRYDTFARPCRDDTPDSHRRPGPSCRAFLAASPKAALQWRLEADWHDVANRYAHR is encoded by the coding sequence GTGGTGGCCGCCTTGACGGCTCTGGGGTTGGCGGCGGGTGCGCTTCCGGCGGCAGCCGCCGCTCCGGCGGTGGCCGGTGGGACCGACGACGAACTGGCCGCGGTGCAGGCGTACATGGGGCATCTCACGGACTCGCCCACCGAGCTCCGGCGTTTTCTGGCCGACCTTCCCAAGGGCGGCGATCTGCACCACCATCTGCAAGGCGCGGTACGCGCCGAATCGCTGATCGGCTACGCGGCGCGGGACGGGAAGTGCATTGATGTGACGACCCGGGTCGTCGCGCCGAACGCCGGGCCCTGCGCCAGTGGCAGCCGTCCGGCACGCGACGCCGAGGCGCCCGGGCCGTTCCGGCGCGACGTGATCAGGGCGTGGTCCATGCGGGACTTCGTCCTGCCGCCCGACGGTGACCCGGGGCCCGGGCACGACCACTTCTTCGACACCTTCGGCAAGTTCGGGGCGGCCGCGACGGGCCACGACGCGGACATGCTCGCCGAGGCGGCCCGCGCGTCGGCCAAGGAACACAGCGGCTACCTGGAGACGCTTGTCACCCCGGCGGCCGGGCCGCTGAGCCTGCTCGTCGACCGCCTCCACCTCGAGGACCCCGACGCCGCCCATCTCGACGCCTTCCGTGCCACCCTGACCGCCGGCCCCGGCTTCGAGGCGCTGGTCCGCCAGGCGGCCGCCGACACCGAGCGGAGCGTCCGCGACCACCGCGCGCTGCTGGGCTGCGACCGCCCCGGCGCTCCCCGGGCCTGCGATGTCGCCATCCGCTTCGACTACCAGGTGCTGCGCGCCCAGGACCCGCGTGATGTCTTCGCCCAGCTGGTCCTCGGGTTCGAGCTCGTACGCCGACGGCTGGGCGGGTTCGTGGGAGTGAACATGGTCCAGCCCGAAGACGCGCCCATCGCGCTGCGGGACTACACGTCGCACATGAAGATGGTCGGCTTCCTCAAGGCCCGCGCACCCGGGGTGCGGGTCAGCCTGCACGCGGGTGAACTCGTCAAGGGACTCAAGGGAGTTGGCGACCGCGACCTGAGCTTCCACATCAACGAGGCCGTGGAGGTGGCCGGCGCCGACCGCATCGGGCACGGGGTCGATCTCGTCCACGAGCGCGACCCCGAGGCGCTGACCGTCCGGATGCGCCGCCGGCACGTCCTGATCGAGGCCCCCCTCATCAGCAACGCGCAGATCCTGCGCGTCAGCGGCGCGGCCCACCCCCTGCGCGCCTACCTCGACCACGGCGTCCCGGTCGCCCTGGCCACCGACGACCCGGGCGTCAGCCGCACCGACCTGAGCGACGTCTACCAACGGGGCGTCATCGAGCAGGGGTTGACCGTCACGGAGCTCAGGACACTGGCACGCGCCTCACTCGACCACGCCTTCGTCGAGGGCCGCGATTTGTGGGCGGAGCAGGACCGGTACGACACGTTCGCCCGGCCGTGCCGCGACGACACCCCCGACTCCCACCGCCGGCCGGGCCCCTCCTGCCGCGCCTTCCTGGCCGCCAGTCCCAAGGCGGCGCTCCAGTGGAGGCTGGAGGCGGACTGGCACGACGTCGCGAACCGGTACGC
- a CDS encoding HAD family hydrolase, whose translation MAQVRVLALDFVGTLAGRGPAPDGQLVAEALRTLPGTAVPDTFPARFDGVTHRFRLSDHARGVRTPFAARMRRAAQDCGATIPDLRLAVEAVFTAVPDARVDPRAARAVRALRASGLPCVLASNTDRPHAVRLQTLRAAAIADCFDALVLSSSLGIRKPDPRFYAAVTHAAGCPPENILFVGDNPDNDVIAPYAHGMSAVLITEGPRPDTLPPGIATLPHIGELAGHLNHVRRPVG comes from the coding sequence ATGGCACAGGTGCGTGTTCTCGCGCTGGATTTCGTCGGCACCCTGGCCGGACGCGGACCCGCCCCCGACGGGCAGTTGGTGGCCGAAGCGCTGCGGACGCTCCCGGGCACGGCGGTCCCGGACACCTTCCCCGCCCGCTTCGACGGCGTGACGCACAGGTTCCGGCTGAGCGACCACGCGCGGGGTGTACGCACCCCCTTCGCCGCCCGGATGCGCCGCGCCGCCCAGGACTGCGGCGCCACCATCCCGGATCTGCGCCTGGCCGTCGAGGCGGTGTTCACGGCGGTGCCCGACGCGCGGGTCGATCCACGGGCGGCGCGGGCCGTGCGGGCGCTGCGCGCGAGCGGACTGCCGTGCGTCCTCGCCTCCAACACCGACCGCCCCCACGCCGTACGCCTCCAGACGCTGCGGGCGGCCGCGATCGCCGACTGCTTCGACGCGCTGGTGCTCTCCAGCTCCCTCGGCATCCGCAAACCGGATCCGCGTTTCTACGCGGCGGTGACCCACGCGGCGGGCTGCCCGCCGGAGAACATCCTCTTCGTTGGGGACAACCCGGACAACGACGTCATCGCCCCCTACGCCCACGGCATGTCCGCCGTCCTCATCACCGAGGGGCCGCGACCGGACACGCTGCCGCCGGGCATCGCCACGCTCCCGCACATCGGCGAACTGGCAGGCCACCTCAACCACGTTCGGCGCCCGGTGGGTTGA
- a CDS encoding STAS domain-containing protein, which translates to MGTTARPSAPDPVPLPPGLLPGRCRTARTHLVRGVTVVEVYGTVDLASAPDVGRHLDAATHPAGARVVVDLRPVDFFDCALLTLLCRAHRRTRERDGGLGLVCVRPWHLRVLTAGGLDRLIRPAATVEEAALSALAGPPGTANKRHAGGS; encoded by the coding sequence ATGGGAACCACCGCTCGGCCGTCAGCCCCGGACCCCGTACCCCTTCCCCCGGGTCTGCTGCCGGGCCGCTGCCGCACCGCCCGCACCCATCTGGTGCGGGGCGTCACGGTGGTCGAGGTGTACGGCACCGTCGACCTGGCGTCCGCGCCCGACGTGGGGCGGCATCTCGACGCGGCCACCCATCCGGCGGGCGCCCGGGTGGTCGTGGACCTGCGCCCCGTGGACTTCTTCGACTGCGCCCTCCTCACCCTGCTGTGCCGCGCACACCGCAGGACCCGCGAGCGCGACGGGGGCCTCGGCCTGGTGTGCGTACGGCCGTGGCATCTGCGCGTCCTCACGGCGGGCGGTCTCGACAGGCTGATCCGGCCGGCCGCCACGGTCGAGGAGGCGGCACTCAGCGCCCTCGCCGGCCCGCCCGGCACCGCCAACAAGCGCCACGCGGGCGGCAGTTGA
- a CDS encoding LysM peptidoglycan-binding domain-containing protein: MPAKGKHRRPKSSSFSRGLAAAGTGGAVLAMPVIGATAAGAAPASAHSATVAQVAAAAKPATAVKASPTSYAVVAGDSLARIADALGVSGGWKQLYQDNQGVIGSNPAMIHPGLRLTVNGPAKAAAPAARDASADRADRSARPATLATATASSYTNNLDGWIKQSLDIMGRAGIPGTYDGIYRNIMRESSGNPMAINNWDSNAVAGTPSKGLLQVIQPTFTAFHVPGTSTDLYDPVANITAACNYAAKTYGSIDNVFGAY, translated from the coding sequence ATGCCTGCAAAGGGCAAGCACCGCCGGCCCAAGTCCAGCTCGTTCAGCCGGGGCCTCGCCGCCGCCGGTACGGGCGGCGCCGTACTCGCCATGCCGGTGATCGGCGCGACCGCGGCCGGCGCCGCGCCGGCCTCGGCGCACTCCGCCACCGTGGCCCAGGTCGCGGCGGCCGCCAAGCCCGCCACGGCGGTGAAGGCGTCGCCCACGAGCTACGCCGTCGTCGCGGGCGACTCGCTGGCGAGGATCGCGGACGCCCTCGGCGTGAGCGGCGGCTGGAAGCAGCTGTACCAGGACAATCAGGGCGTCATCGGCAGCAATCCGGCCATGATCCACCCCGGTCTCCGGCTCACCGTCAACGGTCCGGCGAAGGCGGCGGCCCCCGCCGCGCGGGACGCCTCGGCCGACCGGGCCGACCGCTCCGCGCGCCCGGCCACGCTCGCCACCGCGACCGCCTCCTCGTACACGAACAACCTCGACGGCTGGATCAAGCAGTCGCTCGACATCATGGGGCGCGCGGGCATCCCCGGCACCTACGACGGCATCTACCGCAACATCATGCGCGAGTCCTCGGGCAACCCCATGGCGATCAACAACTGGGACTCCAACGCCGTGGCCGGCACCCCGTCCAAGGGACTGCTTCAGGTCATCCAGCCCACGTTCACCGCGTTCCACGTGCCGGGCACGTCCACGGACCTCTACGACCCGGTCGCCAACATCACCGCGGCCTGCAACTACGCCGCCAAGACCTATGGGTCGATCGACAACGTCTTCGGCGCCTACTGA
- a CDS encoding RraA family protein has translation MNAAEEFKKIPTTTLADLLGRAQVMDIGMRPLWSPIPRVAGPAFTVRCPAGDNLMLHAAIHRAEPGSVVVVESGDLDYALAGGNVCAVAQRRGVAAFVADGVIRDLAEVRELGFPVFARGVIPVPGTKKAVRPLNAPVRCGGVRVAAGDVVVADEEGVVVTPREDWERVLTEARRKLAKEAEESLDAWERAHRARIDAILNDGGFEG, from the coding sequence ATGAACGCCGCCGAAGAATTCAAGAAGATTCCCACGACCACTCTCGCCGACCTTCTGGGGCGCGCCCAGGTCATGGATATCGGAATGCGTCCCCTGTGGTCCCCGATTCCGCGCGTCGCCGGTCCCGCATTCACCGTCCGGTGTCCTGCGGGTGACAATCTCATGCTGCACGCGGCCATCCACCGCGCCGAGCCGGGATCGGTCGTCGTCGTCGAATCGGGAGATCTGGACTACGCGCTGGCGGGCGGAAACGTCTGCGCGGTCGCCCAACGCCGGGGCGTCGCCGCCTTCGTGGCCGACGGCGTCATCCGTGACCTCGCCGAGGTACGCGAGTTGGGCTTTCCCGTCTTCGCCCGGGGCGTCATTCCCGTCCCCGGCACCAAAAAGGCCGTCAGGCCGCTGAATGCCCCGGTGCGCTGCGGCGGTGTGCGGGTGGCGGCCGGTGACGTGGTGGTGGCCGACGAGGAGGGTGTCGTGGTCACCCCGCGCGAGGACTGGGAGCGGGTACTCACCGAGGCCCGGCGCAAGCTGGCCAAGGAGGCCGAGGAGTCCCTTGACGCGTGGGAGCGGGCGCACCGCGCCCGGATCGACGCGATCCTCAACGACGGCGGCTTCGAGGGCTGA
- a CDS encoding phosphatase PAP2 family protein: MTSPTTTTQALDGASIDGGLYGDITDFARHTHWLNGPVTVYTSYGVGLFAVFMLIGWWIARRKDASVMAAALAAPVAMVLAYVVNDAVKSVFTEPRPCRALPHDFLIEKCPPLDDYAFPSNHTTVAAAAAVALFFVDRRLGAVAAVAALFMGASRVYVGAHYPHDVLAALVVGAVMAFAVTWSARRYAGPLVTRLRGGALKPLLA, encoded by the coding sequence ATGACCAGTCCCACCACCACGACACAGGCCCTGGACGGCGCGTCCATCGACGGGGGCCTGTACGGCGACATCACCGACTTCGCCCGGCATACGCACTGGCTCAACGGCCCCGTGACCGTCTACACCAGCTACGGCGTCGGCCTGTTCGCGGTGTTCATGCTCATCGGCTGGTGGATCGCCCGGCGCAAGGACGCGTCCGTGATGGCGGCCGCGCTCGCCGCGCCGGTCGCGATGGTGCTCGCGTACGTGGTGAACGACGCGGTCAAGTCGGTGTTCACCGAGCCGCGCCCCTGCCGCGCCCTGCCGCACGACTTCCTGATCGAGAAGTGCCCGCCGCTGGACGACTACGCGTTCCCCAGCAACCACACCACGGTCGCGGCGGCCGCCGCCGTCGCGCTGTTCTTCGTCGATCGCCGACTCGGCGCCGTCGCGGCCGTCGCCGCCCTCTTCATGGGCGCGTCCCGGGTGTACGTCGGGGCGCACTACCCGCACGACGTGCTGGCCGCGCTGGTGGTCGGAGCGGTGATGGCCTTCGCCGTGACCTGGTCCGCGCGCCGGTACGCCGGGCCGCTGGTCACCCGGCTGCGCGGCGGCGCCCTCAAGCCGCTCCTCGCCTGA
- the crcB gene encoding fluoride efflux transporter CrcB, with protein sequence MTWLLVALGAAVGAPLRFLTDLAVQKRHDSLFPWGTFTVNVIGCLILGTLTGAVTAGAASSQTQLFLGTGLCGALTTYSTFSYETLRLAEDGAKFYAAANVVAGVVAGLGAAFLGVTLAAAIWT encoded by the coding sequence GTGACCTGGCTGCTCGTGGCGTTGGGCGCGGCGGTCGGCGCCCCGCTGCGGTTCCTCACCGACCTCGCGGTGCAAAAGAGGCACGACAGCCTCTTCCCCTGGGGCACCTTCACCGTCAACGTCATCGGCTGTCTGATCCTCGGGACGCTGACCGGCGCGGTCACGGCGGGCGCCGCCTCCTCGCAGACGCAGCTGTTCCTCGGCACCGGACTGTGCGGGGCGCTCACCACGTACTCGACGTTCTCCTACGAAACGCTGCGGCTCGCCGAGGACGGCGCGAAGTTCTACGCCGCCGCGAATGTCGTCGCCGGCGTGGTGGCCGGGCTCGGCGCGGCCTTCCTCGGCGTCACGCTCGCCGCGGCGATCTGGACCTGA
- a CDS encoding DUF190 domain-containing protein: MTGSGGRALRLTILIGESDLWHHRPVYTEIVHRAHAAGLAGASVFRGIEGFGASSRIHTQRLLSLSEDLPVAVVVVDEEQRVRAFLPKIDELVAGGLVMLDACEIVRHGGQESPK, encoded by the coding sequence ATGACCGGTTCCGGCGGACGGGCCCTGCGCCTGACCATCCTCATCGGCGAGAGCGACCTCTGGCACCACAGACCCGTGTACACCGAGATCGTGCACCGGGCCCACGCGGCGGGGCTCGCCGGCGCCAGCGTGTTCCGTGGCATCGAGGGCTTCGGCGCCTCCTCCCGCATCCACACCCAACGCCTGCTGTCCCTGAGCGAGGACCTGCCCGTGGCGGTGGTCGTCGTGGACGAGGAGCAGCGCGTACGGGCCTTCCTGCCCAAGATCGACGAACTGGTCGCCGGCGGCCTGGTGATGCTCGACGCCTGCGAGATCGTCCGCCACGGGGGACAGGAGAGCCCCAAGTGA
- the crcB gene encoding fluoride efflux transporter CrcB, with translation MSKGVQQPVAADGRAEPGIDPDLPPRRAGTTAHLRPVVAVVALGGAIGGCARYGASLLWPTVPGSFPWTTLLVNGVGCAVIGVFMVVITDVWAAHRLVRPFFGTGVLGGFTTFSTYAVDIQKLMAAGRPRTAVAYLALTLLTALAAVWAAVWITRRVLARRQR, from the coding sequence ATGTCCAAGGGAGTCCAGCAGCCCGTGGCCGCCGACGGCCGCGCCGAGCCCGGCATCGATCCGGACCTGCCCCCACGGCGCGCCGGCACCACCGCTCACCTGCGCCCGGTCGTGGCAGTTGTGGCGCTCGGCGGAGCCATCGGCGGCTGCGCCCGCTACGGAGCCTCGCTCCTGTGGCCCACCGTGCCGGGCTCCTTCCCCTGGACGACGCTCCTGGTCAACGGCGTGGGATGCGCGGTGATCGGTGTCTTCATGGTCGTGATCACCGACGTCTGGGCCGCGCACCGGCTCGTGCGCCCCTTCTTCGGAACGGGCGTGCTCGGTGGCTTCACCACCTTCTCGACCTACGCCGTCGACATCCAGAAGCTGATGGCGGCCGGCCGGCCCCGCACCGCCGTCGCCTACCTGGCCCTGACGCTCCTGACGGCCCTCGCGGCGGTGTGGGCCGCGGTGTGGATCACCCGACGAGTACTCGCCCGGAGGCAGCGATGA
- a CDS encoding universal stress protein yields the protein MSVIIWIAEGTWPACVAAAREHAAEGADLVLLHVTDDAVAEAAHGAFAGLLGRGHRERDPGTRLEGLARAATDDLFEEAERRLGRPARRLDLRGRPEQQVVRAAEGAELLICARDGERAHLGPRSLGPATRFVVDHAPCPVLLVWPDAAPAIGSLPPPPPPPGRPAR from the coding sequence ATGAGCGTCATCATCTGGATCGCCGAGGGCACCTGGCCCGCGTGCGTGGCCGCCGCGCGCGAGCACGCGGCCGAGGGCGCCGACCTCGTCCTGCTGCACGTCACCGACGACGCCGTGGCCGAGGCCGCGCACGGCGCGTTCGCCGGGCTCCTCGGCCGTGGCCACCGCGAACGTGATCCCGGCACCCGGCTCGAAGGACTCGCGCGGGCCGCCACCGACGACCTCTTCGAGGAGGCCGAACGGCGCCTGGGCCGCCCGGCCCGCCGCCTGGACCTGCGCGGCCGCCCCGAACAGCAGGTCGTACGCGCCGCCGAGGGCGCCGAGCTCCTGATCTGCGCCCGCGACGGCGAGCGCGCCCACCTCGGCCCGCGCAGTCTGGGCCCCGCCACCCGTTTCGTCGTGGACCACGCGCCCTGCCCGGTCCTGCTGGTGTGGCCCGACGCGGCCCCCGCCATCGGCTCGCTGCCGCCGCCACCCCCGCCGCCCGGCCGCCCGGCCCGCTGA